GCTGTTTTGGGAATGCTGGCGGATATGTCCGCAGGAAGAAAAGCGGAAATTTGTTCTCTGGGGTGTATGCGTTGTTGTGGGTAGCTTCGGCATTGAGTGGCTCGGTGTTCGGACAGGTCAAATTTTCGGCGCGTATACGTACGGACAGACACTGCGTCCGTCGATTGATGGTGTCCCGATCTGTATTGGGTGCGCGTGGTTTGTAATGCTTGTCGCTTCGGTCGCTGTTTTTCAGAGAATCGCACCGAAATCCATAGTTACAAGTCCGGTCAAATTGGCGTTGTGTGTGGCGTTGTTGATGGTCTGTTTCGACCTGTTTATGGAACCCGCCGCAGGAATATTAGATTATTGGGTATGGGTGGATAACCGTATTCCACTACAGAACTATCTGGCGTGGTTCGGATTGAGTTTCGCCTTTGCGATGATCGGTATAAAATTGGGCTTGTTTTCCCAACCGCCCCTTTCCAGTAACGGTTGGGGACCCCTGCCTCGAATTGCGTTTCACTTCTATTTCGCACAACTCGTTTATTTTGGACTCGTGGACTTAAAGTGCCTATGAAATTGACAAACAAGGGTTTATTCATCGCGTTAGCGATTATCGGTCTGTGGGGATTGAGTCTCTCAAGTTTCCTACGCATCGGGTTTGAAAACCCCTCCTACGCATCTGTTCAAATTAGCATTCCGCTGATACCATTGGGCATACTTTGGCAGACATTTCTGTATACCGGTCTGTTTATCACAGCGCACGATGCGATGCATGGATCGGTGTGTCGGACATATCCACGCGTCAACAATGTAATTGGTACAATCGCTGTTAGGTTATACGCGCTATTTTCATATCGCAAATTGTTAGAGAAGCATTGGGCACACCACCGAACACCTGCGAGCGGGACAGATCCGGATTTTCATGATGGAGTACACAGTGGTTTCTTGATGTGGTATCTTCGTTTTATGAAGGAATATCTCGGCTGGCAGCAGATCGTCGGTATGGCAGTTGTCTTTCAGATTATGGAATACGTTTTGGGGATCCCGACTCTCAATCTGATACTGTTCTGGGTTTCTCCAGCGTTGCTTAGTACGTTACAACTGTTTTATTTTGGGACATATCTGCCGCACCGCACTCCAGAGGGTGGATATGACGATCCGCACCGTGCGCAAAGCAATGCGTATTCGACCTTCTGGTCATTTATCACCTGTTATCACTTCGGCTATCATTGGGAACACCACGAGTATCCGGACGTTCCGTGGTGGTATTTGCCAAAGATGCGTAAGGTTCGTGAACACCCCCAATGAATTCTCGTCATCCGATTTCAATGAGGGTCCCCAATCCTTTAGTTTCCGCTTCTGTCAGTACTGCTGCGCCTACGACTGCGTCTTGCACCGCTACGCCCACGGATTTGAAAAACGTGATTTCGCTGTCCGAGTCGCGCCCGGGTTTGTCGCCGTTGAGAATTTCGCCGATTTCGGCATCAA
Above is a genomic segment from Candidatus Poribacteria bacterium containing:
- a CDS encoding carotenoid biosynthesis protein — encoded protein: MDKLKIGVLYLLLGAGGLWHVLGVFQGVMRVLAAPMMFGLAVWLFWECWRICPQEEKRKFVLWGVCVVVGSFGIEWLGVRTGQIFGAYTYGQTLRPSIDGVPICIGCAWFVMLVASVAVFQRIAPKSIVTSPVKLALCVALLMVCFDLFMEPAAGILDYWVWVDNRIPLQNYLAWFGLSFAFAMIGIKLGLFSQPPLSSNGWGPLPRIAFHFYFAQLVYFGLVDLKCL
- a CDS encoding fatty acid desaturase; translation: MKLTNKGLFIALAIIGLWGLSLSSFLRIGFENPSYASVQISIPLIPLGILWQTFLYTGLFITAHDAMHGSVCRTYPRVNNVIGTIAVRLYALFSYRKLLEKHWAHHRTPASGTDPDFHDGVHSGFLMWYLRFMKEYLGWQQIVGMAVVFQIMEYVLGIPTLNLILFWVSPALLSTLQLFYFGTYLPHRTPEGGYDDPHRAQSNAYSTFWSFITCYHFGYHWEHHEYPDVPWWYLPKMRKVREHPQ